The sequence below is a genomic window from Anopheles cruzii chromosome 3, idAnoCruzAS_RS32_06, whole genome shotgun sequence.
ATCCGCTTTCCTGCTTTTGGTGGTTTTGAGATTTCGCTGCTGCCACTTGCTTATCGTACGCCTTCATGTACCGATCAATTTCAACCTGCATCGCCACCGGATCGGGGATCCGCTCCTGGTACGCCTTTGTCCATTTGTCGATGCCCGTCAGCAGTGTTTTATTGGCGTTCAGTGGATTAACCATTCGCTTTTTAAGCACTTTTTTAACCGAGTTTTTATCTTGGAACACGATGTAGGCAATCTTGAATTGAAATAGATTGCCGGGCAATGGTGTGGTGACGGGAGTTGTCTCGTTCACAGATGGTTTGTCCTGCAGAATTACATTTTCCACTTCGCCACCCGCGGAAAACGCCTGCCGAAGAGATTCCTTCGTCGCATACGGCGGAATGTTGAGCGCGTACAACGTTCTACCGACAGGTTTCTGTTTAGACGAGCCCTTtgcaatgttttcttttaccaAAATTTGATGACAATGGACGTCATTCTCCTCGAATTTCAATGGTATGA
It includes:
- the LOC128271567 gene encoding ribosomal RNA-processing protein 7 homolog A, whose protein sequence is MAEEFTVIPLKFEENDVHCHQILVKENIAKGSSKQKPVGRTLYALNIPPYATKESLRQAFSAGGEVENVILQDKPSVNETTPVTTPLPGNLFQFKIAYIVFQDKNSVKKVLKKRMVNPLNANKTLLTGIDKWTKAYQERIPDPVAMQVEIDRYMKAYDKQVAAAKSQNHQKQESGWTTVSKKNSGVFSQKQSVVKKLEKKLDNDRNTKELKNFYTFQIRESKKNDIISLRKKYDRDLKKMERIKKTKRFKPY